The following coding sequences are from one Alphaproteobacteria bacterium window:
- a CDS encoding metallophosphoesterase translates to MLKWLTGRARHQTSPADGPDNRRPHPPARLLSRLPARVPAGCRVYAIGDIHGRRDLLNQLHQAITADAATAPARRILIHLGDLVDRGPDSRGVIDSLLRPLAGFETVNLKGNHEDLLLRFLDDPAMGAMWLANGGRETLLSYGVTASGTEDAAGLLRCQLAFRERLSTPHLSFLRQLAISHSEGDYHFVHAGVRPGVPLDAQSDDDALWIRQAFLSSDVDFGRIVVHGHSVTPTPDVHHNRIGIDTGAYATGTLTALVLEGAERRFLATGDMRS, encoded by the coding sequence ATGCTGAAGTGGCTCACTGGCCGCGCCAGACACCAGACCTCGCCGGCCGATGGGCCGGACAATCGCCGGCCGCACCCGCCGGCGCGCCTGCTATCGCGCCTACCGGCACGTGTACCGGCGGGCTGTCGTGTCTACGCCATCGGCGATATTCATGGCCGGCGCGATCTGCTGAACCAGTTGCATCAGGCGATCACCGCCGACGCCGCCACCGCGCCGGCCCGCCGCATACTGATCCATCTGGGCGATCTGGTGGACCGCGGTCCCGACAGCCGCGGTGTGATTGACAGCCTGTTGCGGCCGCTCGCCGGATTCGAAACGGTCAACCTCAAGGGCAATCACGAGGATCTTCTGCTGCGCTTTCTTGACGATCCGGCCATGGGGGCCATGTGGCTGGCCAATGGCGGACGCGAGACCCTGTTGAGCTACGGCGTGACGGCGAGCGGCACGGAGGACGCCGCCGGCCTGCTTCGTTGTCAGCTTGCCTTTCGCGAACGGTTGTCGACGCCACACCTGTCATTCCTGCGCCAGCTGGCGATCAGTCACAGTGAAGGCGACTATCATTTCGTCCATGCGGGGGTTCGGCCGGGGGTGCCGCTGGACGCCCAGTCGGACGATGACGCGCTGTGGATCCGCCAGGCATTCCTGTCGAGCGATGTGGATTTCGGCCGCATCGTCGTGCACGGCCACTCCGTGACGCCGACACCGGACGTGCACCACAACCGCATCGGCATTGACACCGGCGCCTACGCCACCGGCACCCTCACCGCCCTGGTGCTGGAAGGTGCGGAGCGGCGCTTTCTGGCCACCGGCGACATGCGGTCATGA
- a CDS encoding nucleotidyltransferase family protein yields the protein MSHGADGFASADLTDGATVWPWLFADDGMAAPDRVPDLATARRAAGRLARLTAPAFAADRVAGLARRLATPLLDESAVRHSRMLCSLARAEQARWLGRIAGDGLSVVVLKGFANAHTLYRESPEARCFGDIDLLVRPAERDRLIGLLAEAGFTFRPPPAKPWGFLSTASYVPLADAASLAEVDVHVAPDCFPAYRGLDTAAVFDGARPCVVDGPEGPVSFLAPDDGHAFLLAATNAAKDKFGPYATIKLLDGWRLRRRLTRAQASDVVARARRGGFSRPLKVFNSLLDRLAGTVGEDHDRLPRARLMAPAAACFNAVAADHAGFATTMPAAAGRLAREALLGCEPAALVRISLARLAGLVRRPDGRPPPARQAARPSPPSAQGAVHEPTQREAGS from the coding sequence ATGAGCCATGGGGCCGATGGTTTCGCGAGCGCTGATTTGACCGACGGCGCCACCGTCTGGCCGTGGCTGTTCGCCGACGACGGGATGGCGGCACCAGACAGGGTGCCTGACCTGGCGACCGCCCGCCGCGCCGCCGGCCGGCTGGCCCGGCTGACGGCGCCGGCCTTTGCCGCCGACCGAGTGGCGGGTCTGGCGCGGCGCCTGGCCACCCCTTTGCTGGATGAATCGGCGGTGCGCCACAGTCGCATGCTGTGCAGCCTGGCCCGGGCGGAGCAGGCGCGCTGGCTTGGCCGCATCGCCGGAGACGGGCTCAGCGTGGTGGTGCTGAAGGGCTTCGCCAATGCCCATACGCTTTACAGAGAGTCGCCAGAGGCGCGGTGTTTCGGCGACATTGACCTGTTGGTGCGGCCGGCCGAGCGGGACCGGCTGATTGGTCTGCTGGCGGAGGCCGGCTTTACCTTCCGGCCGCCACCGGCCAAGCCCTGGGGCTTTCTGTCCACCGCCAGCTATGTGCCCCTGGCCGATGCGGCGAGTCTGGCGGAAGTGGATGTGCATGTGGCGCCCGACTGTTTTCCGGCCTATCGCGGACTCGATACGGCGGCGGTGTTCGATGGGGCGCGGCCCTGTGTGGTCGACGGACCGGAGGGTCCGGTGTCGTTCCTGGCGCCCGATGACGGTCACGCCTTCCTGCTGGCGGCAACCAATGCCGCCAAAGACAAGTTCGGCCCCTATGCCACGATCAAGCTGCTGGACGGCTGGCGCCTGCGCCGTCGCCTGACGCGGGCGCAGGCGAGCGATGTGGTGGCCCGCGCCCGGCGCGGCGGGTTCAGCCGGCCGCTCAAGGTATTCAACAGCTTGCTGGACCGTCTGGCCGGGACCGTCGGCGAGGATCATGACCGGTTGCCGCGGGCGCGTCTGATGGCGCCGGCCGCCGCCTGTTTCAACGCGGTAGCCGCGGACCATGCGGGCTTTGCCACGACCATGCCCGCCGCCGCCGGCCGGCTGGCGCGCGAGGCTTTGCTGGGATGTGAGCCAGCGGCGCTGGTGCGGATCAGCCTGGCCCGTCTGGCCGGCCTGGTGCGCCGGCCCGACGGGCGGCCGCCACCGGCCAGACAGGCCGCCCGCCCGTCGCCCCCATCGGCCCAGGGGGCGGTGCATGAGCCGACGCAGCGCGAGGCCGGATCATGA